In Rhodamnia argentea isolate NSW1041297 chromosome 5, ASM2092103v1, whole genome shotgun sequence, the DNA window TTGGTGAACACGAGCACCCTTTCGGATTCTCTTGAAGTATACTAAATCATTCTCCATAGATAACTAGCTAAGCAGAAAAGAAGTGGAACCAATTTCATGGTGGTCGGAAATCTAATTTTGAAGTATAAATTGGGCAAAATCCCCATCCGGGCGTGGGTGAGAGACCACATAGTACTGCAACTGGCTAATAGCTTTCACCCATGTCTCTTTTGTAGCGACCCACGATGGAAACAGAACAGATCAATTGGGTAAGCGTTCCCTTTTGACCAAGCACAGATTCACCTGGCTCCACTCTCCCAGTTTAACTGGTCCCGCTAGTTGATGATTAGAGAACGAAAATGAAGCGTTGCTTTCCAGAATTTCTGCAGGAAAATCAGAGAAACTTTCTTCGGTATTTTAGTTTATGCAAGACTGATGACTGAAGGGAGAGATGGTACTTTAGCATATAAAATTTCCTTTTGCTCTTTCTTTACCTGAAATGTAATCACATTGTCATAGGATTGGAACCAAATTGGATCTATCATGAAGCTCAGTACATATACATTCCACACTAATTAAGTAAATTGTAGCATCTTCTTGATGTATCAGCCTTCCAAGGTTTACTATCTCTGTGGCTAATTCTTGCTTTAAGATGTGCTATAACAGGAGTGATCAGTTACCTAGAAATCACGCTGATCACCCGCGGAAGTGAAACTAGTTCTGATTCCCAAGGAGCAGAATTCACATTTAACCTGTTACTTTTCCGGATAATTTGGATTTCATGGAGCACCAAGTGATTTTCCACTTATCATTGTTCTGTGAAATTAGCTCCACTAGACTATTTTTGCAGGTTATCAGGGAAGGAAGAAGCTGACAATGATGATAATTCCTAGCATTTTCATCCCAGAAGACTGGTCGTTCACCTTTTATGAAGGACTAAATAGACATCAAGACTCAATCTTCAAGGATAAGTCTGTTGCTGAGCTTGGCTGTGGCAATGGGTGGATTACTATTGCAATTGCTGCGAAATGGTCGCCCATGAAGGtgatttttctctcttccacCATACTTCATATGGGgagtgctctttttttttctgttcttcttaTATTTGGATTTTGGAATGCTCTTGTAGATGTTCTAGCTTCTAGAATCCCATTCAATGTTTATGAGCAAAAGGAGGTGGTTATACAAGTCCATCCTGCTGCAAAATTGTTCTTGTCACGTATAAGCCTACCGATGATGTTTTTGGTACTCTTTGTCCAGTAGTTTCAGTTTACATGCTCATCTGAAGTTTAATTATGATCGCAATGCAGGTGTATGGTCTTGATATTAATCCAAGAGCAGTGAAGATGTCTTGGATAAACTTATATCTGAATGCTTTGGATGAGAAGGGTCAACCTATATTTGACAGTGAGGGGAAAACTTTGTTGGACAGAGTGGAGTTTCATGAGTCTGATCTGCTATCTTATTGTAGAGATCGTGATATCAAACTTGAGCGGATCGTTGGATGCATACCTCAGGTTCTATCACATCGACAGTTCTTAATTCTTTTGATGTTAATAACATGTCGTAACAGCTATGATTTCCTCTTTGTATATTTTCTTTACATTAGTTTTCAGCAATGGTTGTCATCATTTTGGCATATACAGAATTGGGTGACGCTTCCAGAATTCAACCTCTTTCTGTTTTCCTTGTGCAGATCCTTAATCCCAACCCTGATGCTATGTCTAAGATGATTACAGAAAATGCAAGCGAGGAATTTTTGTACTCCTTGAGTAACTATTGCGCTCTTCAGGTTCATTTAGGTTTCATGCTATCTGCTTTTACATCTGCCGCAATTTCAATTTGACAGCATTTTAAAAACTGTAGTTCTAAGTCTATAGTCTTTTTGCTGGGAAAACCTGCTTCTTTTCCTCATCTacaaattaacattttttttcctctgcatTAAGTTTAATATTGTATATTTACTTCAAAATATCAAATGTCTTCTGATTTCTTTTGGGTGATACAGAAAATAGAAGTAGTTTAATGTTTGTTGTCTTCACATCGGTTCCTTAAGTAGCTGTCACCTTTGTTTCCTTTGCAGAAATTATGAAATCATGCCTGATAATTTTGATGTTGTTCTAGTGGAAACTCATCCTGGTGAAAAGCCATGGTTTAACTCCCTTTGGTAATTAATTGCAAAGAATGGGCTAGTTTCTCTGCTCAAAATCATCTCTAAGGTGCGGGCTCCTTGTGGAATTTGTGGATCGTGAGGATTGGCGCAATGCATCTCTTGCGAATTTTCTATACCCTTGCCAATTTTCAGTGCTTGTGCTTTGTAATGGCATGTCACTATATAGGTGCTCCATCAGTAGCATCCCTGCTATTTGTGTCCTGTCAATCTTCTACTAACACGTTCCGGGTAGCATTTTAGAAGGATTCAAGAGAAAACTTGAACGTAATTCGCCATAATAGAAAGTTACTGAGAGAAATGTAAGTACTGCATGACATGAACATGGTTGACCACAAATTGACACCTGAGAATGGTTTGACCTGTCTTGTAGAAAATCATGTGTTTCTCACAAAGGTCAAAATTTGAGCTATTTATGCAATGACACAAAACAACGTTAAATGCAACATGTGCATGGTGGCACAATAGAAATTGCCAGCCTTTACTCATGGCAGGTTACAATCTCATCATTAGTTTAGTTTTAGTTGGAAACTTCTACTTGACTGCTTCCCATTTAGCTTTAGGTTGAAGAGTTGCTGTTTTCTTTCATTCAACTGAATTATGTACTTGTTCTTATGGAAAATGATATACTCATTCAAATATTTTCGTTGCAgagttaattttcttttcgctatgtttatgaaaatatttaaatgtcTATTGTGCTTCACTCTTGCATGCACCTTTCAATGCTTGTCATCTCGGGATTTCATTGTCATGGTTGTGCATTTGACCTCTTGAGGTGCTGCTCATACAGATAGTTGCCTATGCTTGTGTCATTGTTTTTGAGTCCATATATATGTTTACATTTCCTTGACTTTCTTGACCCAGCTTGGGCCATAGGTAAAGAAACCATGTCCCTAACATCTTTCCACATGTCTTATTTTAGGGTTTTGTCGAGGATCAATTTGGGTTAGGTTTGATCGCTAGGGCAGTTGAGGAAGGAATTGCTGTTATCCAACCATCAGGTATAATGATTTTCAACATGGGAGGTCGTCCTGGGCAAGCTGTCTGTAGACGTTTGTTTGAGCGTCGTGGTTTCCGTATTAACAAGCTCTGGCAAACTAAAGTATTACAGGCAAGTCATACCGACTCCATCGAAACCCCAAAATGGCTCCATTTCACTATATTCTATTTATATCTAAATTCCATTCATTTAATAACCTTTGGTGTCATTGACATGAGAGATGGCGTTTCTACCTAAGATGAACTTCTTTTGAATGGTTGTTGTTACAGGCTGCTGACACAGATATATCAGCCTTAGTTGAGATTGAAAAAAATAGCCCTCATCGTTTTGAATTCTTTATGGGGCTTGCCAGTGATCAGCCTCTTTGTGCACGGACTGCATGGGCATATGGAAGGGCTGGTGGCCGTATATCTCATGCATTATCAGTTTATAGTTGTCAACTACGTCGACCAAATGAGGTATGTTTGGTTCATGCTCTCTTATCCtgcaattttgcaatttgaatCTTATAATTCTTTATTTGATTAAACTCCAGGTGAAgacaatttttgaatttctgaAGAATGGATTTCTCGATGTCAGCAGTTCCCTTGATTTATCTTTTGAAGATGATTCTGTTGCTGATGAGAAGATTCCTTTCCTAGCTTATCTTGCTAGTTCTTTGAAAGAGAGTTCATATTTTCCATATGAACCACCAGCAGGAAGCAAAAGATTCCGTAATCTAATTGCAGGCTTCATGAAAACATACCACCATATTCCACTCAATGCCGATGTAAGTGGTGTAATATTATCTTTCATCTAGTCAACACTGTTTCTTGATGGTCCTCACTAGAAGCTCGTCTTCTTTATCCCCTCAGTTCTGATAGGTTCCTGTAACAACAACCTGTCAAATTGTTTGACTATTCAGCATAAACAAGTCATGGTTTAATTCTTTCATAACATTCTCATTCACTTCTACAGAAATTTTGTATGAAGTTGTGCAAATATTTCTTAGCAACTGATGACGCTGGCTAattcttgatccattttttaGCTCATATGTGCACTCGTTCCTGAACCTGATTTCATTTGTCCTGTGCTGAAGAAAAAAGTATGCAGAGAAAAGATATATGTTCTTTCTAAGTGGATCACTTTAGTCTAGagtcttcctttcctttcttgtttaAGTGTACATATTTTCGCTCCCAGCAACATTGATGAACATAAATAAAATACGTAAGTTCCTGACCCTAGTTCTTTTCAACTCTGATTCTAGAACATTGTCATCTTTCCTACGAGGGCTGCCGCAATTGAGAATGCTCTTCGCCTGTTCTCACCTCGCCTTGCAATTGTCGATCAACATCTGACATTAAACCTGCCAAGGAAGTGGTTAACGTCATTGGTTTTGGAGGTAATAATACATATTCCATGGGTCTTTGCAGCAATTATTATCTCTGATGTTTTGCAAGTGTAACCCCAATAAAATGACATTTTGTTGGGGGGAAAAGTTGCTGACCTCATCTTAGTGATATTGTATGAATTTTTCACAACTTAAAGTAAGTGCAATACATGTTTCTCATTATAATAGATTCAAACATGTCTATCTGCCCCGGAGAGTAGCATCCTTGGAGCATTACTTTGGCCTACCATATCTTATTCGATGGGAAAATCTGGTATGACCAGTTGTTTGTGAACAATTGAAGTCAGCGTTTGCTACTAGGCCTCTAGCACAGAAGTGCAAGGCGAAACCATATCCTGATTCTCAATAATTAGAAGCAATATCCACGAGCTATGGTTCCAATTGAAATGACCAGAATACTATTTTAGTTGCCACTAAAATTTCCTCTTCATGTACAATCAGATGTAAATTATGGACCTTTGAGAGAGTCTCAGACCAGGCATTGTACCTGGACATCAATACAATGTCACATGGGATCTCAAACCTGTAAGACACTGCCCACCAGGCCTGCTCACCTCTATATAGCAAGAGTAATTCCTCAAAAAAACCATGCAGACAAGATCTTTTGGAATTATCATTGATTAGATTAATGTCCCCCATAGCTGTCTAACTCCTTTTCATGGCCATACTTCCTACTCTCCTTCACCCTACTTATAAGTTCCCCTTTTTAGAAGACAGATCGTGTGACAAAAGTGTAAAACATTGGAACATAGTACACGGGGGTGAAGGAATTGTTGAGACTCGACAATTCCATAAATAGGTACAAAGAAATGTCAGTAGTCTAACTCGAGAACTTTGGCTCTGAGGGTCTTATACCAAATTGAAGTGTGCAACCATCTACTCTCAAAGCTTAAGAAGTTATTTTATTGTGTGAAATACATCTTTACACATTCCTTTGGCACAACTGGGATTGTACATCCATTTTGTGCAAACacaatgaaaattgaattttagtgtGTTGAGCGACTCACTATGTATTTGTAAGTTGCTTCTTTTTGTAGTTTAGCagttgaaaatttgattttatctAATATTGAGGATCTCAAATGTTCAGAAACCTCCATACTGACATTTAAAGACAAATTCTTTTCATCCTTTATACACTTGGTTATCCAGACACCTTAAACTTACATGTATAAGCCCCCCCGGATGGAGGCTTATGCCATTTAATCGCTTATAAATGGCATTATTCCAACAAATGAAAATCGCGAGTCAGCCAAAACaattatctaattttttaatggTAATCATATTGCTGCCAATCTGCCATCTATTTGAACAGACACCAGATGGGACCTCCTTTTggaatatttcatttttctctttgtaacatatatttttctttgagtAGGTTGCAGAAGCTAAGGATCGTTTGGAGGATGAAATTACAGTAATTGAAGCACCACATCAATCGGATTTGATGATAGAGTTGATAAAGAAGTTGAAGCCCCAGGTGGTCATCACTGGGATGGCTCAATATGAGTCTGTCACAATTTCAGCTTTTCAGCATCTTTTAGATGTTACAAGAGACATCGGGTCTCGTCTTTTCTTAGATATATCTGAGCACTTTGAGTTATCAAGTCTTCCTGCATCCAATGGGGTCCTAAAATATCTTGCTGGAAACCCTTTGCCTGCACATGCAGCAATCATATGTGGGCTTGTGAAAAATCAGGTAAATGAAGTACGAGTAAATCAGTTTTTGTTCTTTGTTCGTGGTGGCTCTTTCTCTATCATTAAATCTGTGTCCTGCAGGTTGGATTGGGACTATGATATCCTGCAATTATACTTTATGTGCTTGTGATAATATGTCTATCACAATTACTTCTTTCAAACTGTTGATTGTGGCTGGTTGTTTGGTAGGTTTATAAGGACTTGGAAGTAGCTTTTGTCATTTCAGAAGAACAGTCCATCTTTAAGGTGTTGTCAAAGACAGTTGAATTACTAGAAGGGAATACtgcagcaataagtcaaaactATTATGGTTGTCTTTTTCATGAGCTTTTGGCTTTCCAACTTGCTGACCGGCGTCGACATTCAGAGGTTTGTTTGCACTTCTCATGTTATCTTCAATACAATAGTATGCCCTCGTTTAACAGTTGACAAGCAAATTTGATATTGCTGGGACAATTTTATTAACTTCTCAGAAAGCTTCAAAAAGAATCTCCTGGTCAGATAAATTTTAGCTAATAAACTTGTTTTCAATTTCTCCTAATTAggatttctgaccaaaaaagaaattgctctCAAGGAGTAATGTACTTGTCCCTGGCCAGACAACTTGGCCAATTTTTATAACGCAAAATGAGGCCAAAATTTCAGGAAGGATTTTTGGTTTATGTCATCTCCTCTCCTAATCCATCTTAAAATGCTGTGTTATGGTCAACCTTGCAGCACAGGcagattttgtgaaaaatagcATTTATGAATGCCGCTATTTTTGTGCTTCCAGTTTGCCAtggatttttttcttgtctctcaTATGACTCCTTTTCTGC includes these proteins:
- the LOC115757544 gene encoding methionine S-methyltransferase isoform X2, which encodes MADGVGACRSVDEFLSQCQQSGDAAYAAFRSVLERLEDPSTRARARIFLSDLQSRLDSPQSSEQCFDKFHFQIEQVVLDQYQGYQGRKKLTMMIIPSIFIPEDWSFTFYEGLNRHQDSIFKDKSVAELGCGNGWITIAIAAKWSPMKVYGLDINPRAVKMSWINLYLNALDEKGQPIFDSEGKTLLDRVEFHESDLLSYCRDRDIKLERIVGCIPQILNPNPDAMSKMITENASEEFLYSLSNYCALQGFVEDQFGLGLIARAVEEGIAVIQPSGIMIFNMGGRPGQAVCRRLFERRGFRINKLWQTKVLQAADTDISALVEIEKNSPHRFEFFMGLASDQPLCARTAWAYGRAGGRISHALSVYSCQLRRPNEVKTIFEFLKNGFLDVSSSLDLSFEDDSVADEKIPFLAYLASSLKESSYFPYEPPAGSKRFRNLIAGFMKTYHHIPLNADNIVIFPTRAAAIENALRLFSPRLAIVDQHLTLNLPRKWLTSLVLEVAEAKDRLEDEITVIEAPHQSDLMIELIKKLKPQVVITGMAQYESVTISAFQHLLDVTRDIGSRLFLDISEHFELSSLPASNGVLKYLAGNPLPAHAAIICGLVKNQVYKDLEVAFVISEEQSIFKVLSKTVELLEGNTAAISQNYYGCLFHELLAFQLADRRRHSEREAQKPKSVDTIGIANSAISVLNDSELSISEDQGSSLIHMDVDQSFLHVPSPVKAAIFESFARQNMSEAELDVVPSIKQHIKSEYGFPVDGSTELIYANSSLALFNKLVLCCTQEGGTLCFPAGSNGNYISAAKFLKANIVTVPTQSAEGFKLTEKSILEVLETVKQPWVYICGPTISPTGLLYSNREIEKILSACGKFGARVIIDTSFSGLEFGSEGWGGWDLTSSLSMLNSSSNRAFSVCLLGGLSFKLLTGALKFGFLVFNRSNIVDAFHSFPGLSKPHGTVKYAIKKLLGLRERKTGEVMDAVANHIGMLKSRSKCLKETLEKNGWDVLEPCAGLSMVAKPSAYLDKTISIKPNPKDGVGTEKGSTYDIKINDSNFREALLRSTGLCINSSSWTGIPGYCRFTIALDDNEFEQALGCIAKFGSAISN
- the LOC115757544 gene encoding methionine S-methyltransferase isoform X1; its protein translation is MADGVGACRSVDEFLSQCQQSGDAAYAAFRSVLERLEDPSTRARARIFLSDLQSRLDSPQSSEQCFDKFHFQIEQVVLDQYQATHDGNRTDQLGYQGRKKLTMMIIPSIFIPEDWSFTFYEGLNRHQDSIFKDKSVAELGCGNGWITIAIAAKWSPMKVYGLDINPRAVKMSWINLYLNALDEKGQPIFDSEGKTLLDRVEFHESDLLSYCRDRDIKLERIVGCIPQILNPNPDAMSKMITENASEEFLYSLSNYCALQGFVEDQFGLGLIARAVEEGIAVIQPSGIMIFNMGGRPGQAVCRRLFERRGFRINKLWQTKVLQAADTDISALVEIEKNSPHRFEFFMGLASDQPLCARTAWAYGRAGGRISHALSVYSCQLRRPNEVKTIFEFLKNGFLDVSSSLDLSFEDDSVADEKIPFLAYLASSLKESSYFPYEPPAGSKRFRNLIAGFMKTYHHIPLNADNIVIFPTRAAAIENALRLFSPRLAIVDQHLTLNLPRKWLTSLVLEVAEAKDRLEDEITVIEAPHQSDLMIELIKKLKPQVVITGMAQYESVTISAFQHLLDVTRDIGSRLFLDISEHFELSSLPASNGVLKYLAGNPLPAHAAIICGLVKNQVYKDLEVAFVISEEQSIFKVLSKTVELLEGNTAAISQNYYGCLFHELLAFQLADRRRHSEREAQKPKSVDTIGIANSAISVLNDSELSISEDQGSSLIHMDVDQSFLHVPSPVKAAIFESFARQNMSEAELDVVPSIKQHIKSEYGFPVDGSTELIYANSSLALFNKLVLCCTQEGGTLCFPAGSNGNYISAAKFLKANIVTVPTQSAEGFKLTEKSILEVLETVKQPWVYICGPTISPTGLLYSNREIEKILSACGKFGARVIIDTSFSGLEFGSEGWGGWDLTSSLSMLNSSSNRAFSVCLLGGLSFKLLTGALKFGFLVFNRSNIVDAFHSFPGLSKPHGTVKYAIKKLLGLRERKTGEVMDAVANHIGMLKSRSKCLKETLEKNGWDVLEPCAGLSMVAKPSAYLDKTISIKPNPKDGVGTEKGSTYDIKINDSNFREALLRSTGLCINSSSWTGIPGYCRFTIALDDNEFEQALGCIAKFGSAISN